A part of Rhinoderma darwinii isolate aRhiDar2 chromosome 1, aRhiDar2.hap1, whole genome shotgun sequence genomic DNA contains:
- the LOC142685660 gene encoding uncharacterized protein LOC142685660: MYTKQLSFLLDVMQVGPTKDNLEEEEDSDVTQIEEPDVALGAGRSTSTPVTAEPTTEDNPVCAADEEILPRGKRRRSAKGPTRTEPRQEVDLRVLEHLERRATETEEGTFCRALSNILKRVPISRQIRCQTALMEVVEIFATHPDPRAMHQAIEFHRRGCDASTYNSVPPAPAATAQGIQHPSYVDSMPLFSHDRSVYGMPGPSQQQYGQMQQGEAVPRPHHEPAPSQSFYNL; this comes from the exons atgtacaccaaacagctttcgtttcttcttgatgtaatgcaggttggccc aaccaaggataatctggaggaagaagaagactctgatgtgactcaaattgaagagcctgacgtagctttgggggctggtaggtccacttccactcctgtgacAGCAGAACCAACAACAGAGGATAATCCAGTGTGTGCCGCGGACGAAGAAATTCTACCCCGAGGTAAACGTCGACGTTCTGCCAAAGGTCCAacacgtacagagccaaggcaggaagtCGACTTGCGCGTATTAGAGCACTTGGAGAGAAGAGCTACAGAAACggaagagggcaccttctgtcgcgctctctCTAATATTCTTAAAAGAGTGCCAATTTCCAGACAGATAAGGTGCCAAACAGCACTAATGGAAGTCGTGGAAATATTTGCGACACATCCGGACCCACGTGCAATGCATCAGGCCATCGAGTTTCATCGACGGGGTTGTGATGCAAGCACCTACAactctgtccctccagcacctgcagcaaccgcgcaaggcatccagcatccgtcatatgtagactcaatgccgctattcagtcacgatcgttcagtttatggcatgccaggaccttctcagcaacagtatgggcaaatgcagcagggggaggcagttccacgaccacatcatgaacctgcaccttcgcaatcattttacaatttataa